A stretch of Miscanthus floridulus cultivar M001 chromosome 13, ASM1932011v1, whole genome shotgun sequence DNA encodes these proteins:
- the LOC136502063 gene encoding uncharacterized protein isoform X6, whose translation MGRVKLAIRRIENKTSRQVTFSKRRNGLVKKAYELCVTSPSSCSPSPHASPTSPAAAAGWRTSSSDTWTSRSTTGEAPSTTQRRFSKRFTPRSSSCTSSEAVGAAGPCRVRLHDRRRHRRLPLPEVPHGRARSRRPKEEFPVELEQSHAPLPTGCISAGMQVQVCIHTTLSFILWLVVRCGNVASCMAGAKWCAGDVRPTRTTTRRAWPRSPATPPRPTLWAAAASDGGPSDPGGHHMLSFGAASDDPFIYLRDQQDVYDATSQLVHLPGEPCVAGLGGNADAEAEAWRQAYSCTELLSTPIPATPFPLTMPLVSHGATATATTPPRQARLTMTRFFPCWFLLQRCLAPDEQFLTMPDSGGGVVTAHQEQVEAASASASCSYVPSDDTGTPAMAYDSAVPPANLA comes from the exons ATGGGGCGCGTGAAGCTTGCGATCAGGAGGATCGAGAACAAGACGAGCCGGCAGGTGACCTTCTCGAAGCGCCGGAACGGGCTGGTCAAGAAGGCGTACGAGCTGTGCGTGACCTCGCCCTCCTCATGTTCTCCCTCTCCGCACGCCTCACCCACTtctccggccgccgccgcggggTGGAGGACGTCATCCTCCGATACATGGACCTCTCGGAGCACGACAGGGGAGG CGCCATCCACAACCCAGAG GAGATTCAGCAAGAGATTCACACCTCGCAGCAGCAGCTGCACATCCTCTGAG GCTGTTGGAGCCGCCGGACCCTGCCGCGTTCGCCTCCACGACCGACGACGACATCGACGCCTGCCACTGCCAGAAGTTCCTCATGGACGTGCTCGATCGCGTCGTCCAAAGGAAG AATTTCCTGTTGAGCTTGAGCAATCACATGCCCCCCTTCCAACCGGCTGCATCTCTGCTGGGATGCAAGTACAGGTATGTATACACACAACTCTTTCTTTCATTCTTTGGTTGGTGGTCCGGTGTGGAAATGTTGCATCGTGCATGGCAGGGGCCAAATGGTGCGCCGGCGATGTACGTCCCACCCGGACGACGACGCGGAGGGCATGGCCGCGTTCGCCGGCGACGCCCCCACGGCCCACGCTgtgggccgccgccgccagcgacGGGGGCCCATCAGACCCCGGCGGCCACCACATGTTGTCGTTCGGTGCTGCATCCGACGACCCGTTCATCTACCTCAG GGACCAGCAGGACGTGTACGACGCCACCTCCCAGCTGGTCCACCTGCCCGGCGAGCCGTGCGTGGCCGGATTAGGCGGCAACGCCGACGCCGAGGCGGAGGCGTGGCGGCAGGCGTACTCCTGCACCGAGCTGCTCTCCACGCCCATCCCCGCCACGCCCTTCCCTCTCACAATGCCGCTGGTGAGCCATGGCGCAACTGCCACTGCGACGACGCCACCACGGCAGGCAAGGCTGACGATGACGCGTTTTTTTCCTTGCTGGTTCCTGCTGCAGCGCTGCCTGGCGCCGGACGAGCAGTTCCTGACGATGCcggacagcggcggcggcgtggtgacTGCGCATCAGGAGCAGGTGGAGgccgcgtcggcgtcggcgagctGCTCCTACGTGCCCAGCGACGACACCGGCACGCCAGCGATGGCCTACGACAGCGCCGTACCGCCAGCCAACCTCGCCTGA